The Coffea arabica cultivar ET-39 chromosome 10e, Coffea Arabica ET-39 HiFi, whole genome shotgun sequence region CATCACAGATCTCAAGTCGAGTTCAAATTCTCTGGCATTCTATGAGAGTGTTCAACAAGACTAATCGagtagttttattttttatgcaatacatttattttaattttaattatgaaATGATCATTATAGATTCATGTTTTAGTAAAGTTCGAGTCTTTGTTTGAAAACTTAAActcaaaaaaatttgagaacAGAATCGAATCTTAtagagtcgagttcgagtttacCTGCGAATCAAGATGAGTTACAAGTTCCTTACTTGATTGAGTATAGCCTGAGAATTCATCGGATTCAAACTTCAACACAGTGTTACTTGAATTTGACTCGACTCGTCAACACCCTTGGCCCTTGGCTGGAAGAGATGTTATTCACACACAAGCAAACGAGGGTCGAGGTGGGCTCTGTCTTATGCGGGatgtcactttttttttttttttttttctaaggaGTGGGATGTCGCTTTCTAAGACACATTCATCTTCTTACTCTCCAAAGCCCAAAGGCAAGCCAatttaggttgtgtttggattgcattttccatgatttttcatggaaaaaatactatagtatgtgagggaaaaaaataatagagaaacGTGATCACGAAAAATAATGTAATTTTCGAGGAAAAATCGCAATTCAAACAAAGCCGCCGAAGGCTAGATGTGTACGTTAAGGATGCAATTATGCAAACGACTTCAATTGAATCAAATATTAGTACTGCATAATTTTGTTGTTGTTCACGTGTGTTGGGCCGCAATTAGGTTGATCTTCAGTTTAGTGGTTAAGTATAGAATTGAGATCCAAGTCAGACGGTAAGTGAATTAGGCCCAAGGACGGGCGCACATTCTGTACCTttttgaagaagaaagaatagaTAATGAAAGTTCACCCGTCGCTCAGAATGATGTCGGTCACACAGGTGAAGTATTTTACCGACTTTCCGTTGTAAACACCACTAAATTTTACAATGTTGTAAAATTTGTTTGTTTACGATGAATTACAACCCATCTCAGAATTGAGGGGAGGACTGAGGAGGAGGTTAAAACGGCTAAACAGAATCAAATGCGCTGTTATTTAATTTGAATAGCCGGTGACCCACCACCATCcgttttacttttgttttttttttggtcaaaaaccatccgtttttttttttactagctAGCTGCATTTTCTAAAGCTAAATAAGTTCACGTTTTGCGCAGAGGACTGGAGGCGTGTATTAATTACAAACAACTACATAAAGTAACTTTGGGTCGTGAAAAGTCAAGACACTACTTACTCCACAAGCATTTTATGATCCCCGGTTCATAGCTTCACGTAGGcgtagaaaaatgaaaaaaaaaaaatatatatatatatatatatatatgtgggagagagagagagagagagagtgtgtgtttGTGGACCCCAGGCGGTTAGTtaaaaggaaggaaggaaggaaggaagcgGTGTGTTTGTTTGCACTCTGCAGTGTACGAACTccgaaccctttttttttttttttttttttaaaggaaaaatctgAAAGGATCTGTTTGCAGTGGAAAAAGTcaggttggttttttttttttttctctatttctGGGACTGTGACTGTTAAGGAAAGAGAAGGGAGAGGGAAATGTAAATACACAACTGCATAGAGCAGAGGAAGAAGAAGCAGCAGAAAGAGAGCATTATTGTTGTTTGGTTGGTTTAACTGCAGTCTGCAGTGGAGTGGGGTGGGGAGGCCGGAGGTATAATCATCATCCATTCTTCATTCTTCATTCTTCATTCTTCATTCCTGTGGCTGCTTCCTTCATCCTTTCTGGACTACTTCCTCTCCTCTTATTGCATTCTATCACCAAAACAACAATTAAGCAACCAGGAGGAGGCACTTTTATCACCTCAATCTCCcagctctctttttctttttctacttcCGACTTTCTTTCCGGGATTGCTCTGCTCTGCTCACTTCTGTTGATGcatattttcctctttttttttttttaataattaaacCAATTTCTTTTATTAAGGTCGCTCAGCTTTGCagccatttttcttcaacaacttTTCAATTTAGTTGAGGTCCGTTCcttatttctctctctctctttttttttctgttagagagagagagcttttACTACTACTGGTACTATTTGGGGAAGAAGAACCAGATTCTCTAcaccaagaagaaaaaaagattttgaaaagGGACCAAATtcactctgtttttttttttgccctttttcccTTTATCCTTCTTTagcttttaccattttacctctctctctctctctctttgagCCCTTGAGGCTGTCCAGTCCCCACTTATTACCTAAAtgcacttcttcttcttcttctcttcgtCTCATCCTTATGTGTAGTAAAATTACAAATCCTTTGTTACGATTATATGTCTCGATAGATAGATAGGTTGATTGATGGATTGATAAAATGCTAATGAATAGAAACGAAGAAAGAGAGATTTCAATTTCAGGCAGAGATAAATCTGGCATGgaatcctcctcctcctcctcctctgttGAATtgacttttctcctttttttttttttttttttttttctctttccaacTTTCTTATTGATATATACTCCTTTAACAACAGAACCGAGCTAATCCCAAAAACCATATTTATCGGGTCTGCTTTCTGGAAACCTTCTCGGTTACTCAGTCACTCACTAAATAACGTTTTCTGTAAACTTAAATGCCACTTCGTCCTCTTTTAGTCCACATTTTTACTGTCGATTAGATTATTTCTGAtcattgcaaatttttttttcctttttggtttaTTGCAGATAATTCTGCGCATGCAGAGCTCTGCTTGCGGATTGATGGTTATACCAATCCACCACTCTCTTCTGGAGGAGTAGGAGATGTTGACAGAAATAAAGATCTATAGACCGCTGCATTTGTACTGAATTTTGAGGCCAGAGAGGGTCAAAACTAAATAAAATCTTGGCCTTGAAAGCAGCTATCAGATTTTTATTCATTATCGATCCCCCCCATGTCACTAGTGTCCCTATTCTCATCCCAGTCCCACATATGGACAGCAATCCGATAAAATGCGGAGGAGGTTCTTCGTCGTTGTttttgcctccaaagtccaaacCCCCACCTCACTCAACACCAACAATGTGGTTAGTACTGCTACTACGCTATACATGATTACATACTACAATTTACTCAAATGTCCATGCATTCTTCCCAAATTTTCAGTTAATATTATTGCTAACAtgctacccaaaaaaaaaaaaagccatcaATGCAATTTTGGCTTATCTGCGCTTATGTTCTTCTAGTCTTTGATGCATTTTGGCCCTTTGGATGGCGGCATTGACAAATATACCGCTTGtctgattttcctttctttcggttttttttttttttaaatttattgtcatttcctttttttttttattaccactcgctctctctctcgctctttTTGTGTGGGGTACCTGTCTTTTTGTTCTCCAATTCAAGTTTGTTGGTTTTCGTGAATTGAAGGTTCTGTTTTTGACGGTGGGAAGCTTGCATTTTTGAAGAAATCGAGGAAACATACGCTCAGAATGGGGCGTGTGGGGTCGGACGGTGAAGCTGAGCTTCGTCTTAGCAGCAGAAATAGTACTTCCAATAAAGGATTTAAGTTTCCCAAAAAGGTAAACAAGTTGTTTGTTTATTGTCTCTGGTTCAGTGCTCTGGACTACGCAGCGTTTGTTGTTATTTGTTTGGCCGTTAGCGTAAATAAAATGTTGATTATTCTAAAATTCAGAGAGCTTTTTGCAGTTTATGAAAGGTGACTGCACTACTGTTTGTAATTTCTCTGTTCCCAGGAAGTTGCGATCAGGTTTGTTATCCACTTACTGCTCAGTTGCTTATTCATTAGGGAAGATTAGTAGTTGGAGCCCACTAATTTTAATTTGGATCTGAATGTGGTGGGTCTTGTGGGACGTTTCCTGATATTTTTATAGCCCTGGTGTTTGTGGATTccaactttctttcttttgcttttccttgtttttcaaGCAATGAGAAATTCTCGAGTTGTTTCTCCTACTCTCGCAATTCAACTTGAAAGGTTGAAGTTTTGGTATCTGCAATTAGCGTGTTTGGTGGGGGTTGGGATCATTAATTTCCGGTTAAACATTGAGATCACTAGTTATTCactagaaaagaaaagggcaatATTGAGAATTTTGTATCAAATGTCACAGCCATGAAGAAGAGAAGTCGTGAATCAGTTTCTCCACCATTGCCAGTTTGCAAGAAGCTGACTCGTGTAGCCGGTGGAGTTGAATTACTAACAAAAGATGGTTCCACGAAATACAAGCTGAAAATGGTCAGAAAATAATGTCcagaaattaattttattcTATTCATTTCTTGTTCCcccattcccccccccccccccccccaaaaaaaagaaattgcacAAAATAGAACGAAATCTATAGATTAAGTATGTTGACAATTGGAATTGGTTTTGCAGAAACAGAGTCTAGCTCATGGCTGTGTTGCAGATGGGACCCAAGGGCCTGTCACCAAGGATGAGGAAGAAGTGGCGGAGGCCTTATATGCTTTGGCAGGAGTCTTCTCTAACACTGTCAAGACAGATAAGGCTGGATCCGCTGTTCAAGAATTGGGAATAAATTCTTCCAACTTAACAAAAGCTGAGAGTCTGTTAACTCCAATTGATGGTTTGTCCGCTTCCTTTTGTTTCAGCCTTCATCATTGTTTGCTTTGTTTCTTCTTTACGTGAACTTATATAATGTCTATAGACATGGCAGTGGGGAAGGTGGAAGAGGAGGTTAAGGCAGTAAGTTATGGAGATGAGGCACCTAATCATTCGTCAAATCCAGAACACTCAGCTGGAGAATCTATCATACTTCATTGGCAAAATGGCACTTCACAGCCTGATATCTTGGTTGGCAAGCAGACAACCATTGAAGTGGGTAGTGATATTCCTGAAGTAAATCTTCCCTTGACAACTTTCGAATCTGATAAACAACAAACCATCCAAAAAACATGTGACTCTGTTGTTTCTGAGGATTGGAGTGAGTTGAGCAAGACAAGGTTTGTGGGTCTGTCTGTGTATGtgttttttttaactttttttttaaagcctATGCATATTTCTGTCTCCATCATTCTTTAGTTCTTGATTGAGCATCTATTGGACAGGTCAAAATTGCCAAATCTTAATAAAAGCCTAGCAAGCGTCAAGTGTCCAACAACTGTATTGGCACCGGTATAATTTTGTGTTGCTTCTGATCATTTAATTATGATTAAAGATACAGCTTTGTTATAGTTTATCAAACAAAGGGGGGGAAATAAAGGTGGTGACTTTTGGTGTCTTTTAGATTGCAGCTGCTTGTGGCCAAGCTGAGGTACAACATACCATCAAGGAAACCAGAAATAATGGTAATTTTACCCAGTTGCGATACTTGTGGTAGTCAAAGATATTGATCATTTCGATGATTATCAGTCACAGTATTCATGCTCTGAAACAGGTTCCTCATTGAGGCCAGATTTGCCTTCAATAACATCATGTGACACTCAGGAGCTGGGAATTCCCTTGCAGTAATTTCCTTTTCTAAGAACAATCTACTTATTGGAACATAATGTTTTATGCTTATTGACATGTCAAAACTATTTCAGGCCACATATTGCTAATCATCCTGCTTGGTTTGAAAGTACTAGTTGCTCTGCACAGTCTCCAAAATTGAGTAGTAGTGTCCTAGCTAAAAAGGTAGGTAGAACATCTGTTTTGAGCTCAAGCTGTCAGCTTTTTCAACATTTTATCTGGAGATTTCACCCTTCTGAATCACTTGTAAGCATGCTTTTCAACTTTAATCATGCAGGATGCTCAAGTTTCCATTCATTCAAAGAATCCATGGAAGAGATGTATAGCTCATGTTTATATTAGTCGATTCATTAAGGTCCTCCAAATCACTGAAAGAAAAAACAGATCAATAATGCTTTCTTCGGAACTCAGAACAAATGAAGCACCAAAGCAAGTGGCGCGTATACCTGTTGCTAACCTAAATGAGGGGAAGAACGGTATGACTGGAGTTGTTAGTTCTGACAGTTTCAGACGCGCTGCTACTGAGAAATATGCAACTGAAGTGAGAAATGCTGTTCATTTGCACAAGAGACTCATTCAAGATCAGCAGCAGGCTCCATATGAGGTCTACAATGCACAGAAGCAGGCGAGTTTTGTTCTCTTTTTGTCACTTTTGATTGCCGTCGAATTTCTTCATTTACCCACTCACTGTTATCTACGTCTTTGATTTTCCTTTACAGAGCTTAGATTGCTTATCTTTGCTGCCTGGAAGTGGTCAGTTGGAAATTAGTAATGGCATTAATAGAGCAGGAAATGGTCGGGAAATCTCAACACAGCTTCCTTTTCCTGGCCTGCTCTCCCAGAATCAACCATCCATTCCTTTTCCAGTGCCCCAAAATTGTTACTCGTCTCCATCTTTCTCTAGTCATCCTTCAGTAGCCATGGGGCAGAAGGTAATACAACCATTCAGCCTCTATTATATGGTTAACTCAAACTTGGCTTGAAAGTTTGCAGATTTATTTAAttccaaccccccccccccccccccccaacaacacaaaaaaaaaataaaaaacacgtTCCCCTGCCTCAATTAGCTCTTCTCTCTGAAGTATGTGGAATTCTTCACAACGATTAATTTTTAAAAGATTCACCTACATCAAGTTAAAAATGGATGATGCTATAACAAGAAAACTTTTGGTTGTTCCTGAACTCAATAAATAGAATGGTCTTTGTTGCTAAATTTAATCTACAATTGGACTTGAACATAGACGCTCAACAGTCGATGTTATCAATCCTGTGTAATGGATGAAGATTAACCACCCTGACATCAGGTCCTTTCTTTGGGACATGGACCTCCAATCTTCTCCTCCTGGTCAAATCTTTCTCTACAAAATATGCTGTCATCTATCTTTTAAGCTAGTTCACGAGGTTAACGTGCTCGATGCTCCCCAAAAAGTCCGTCTttgttgttctttttttttttttcttcatttttgagTACTTATATGGTTTTCATTTTTCTGTTGGGAACATAACTAGCAAATCTATGAAAGAAACCTCGGAGTACCTGCTTCCACCAGTGACCTGATTATGACCAAAACCTATCGGTTTATTACTTGTTACAACTTACGACCTCTTTAACCGTCGATGTTTTAATTTGTGACAGTTCCAGGTGCCCCCGAATGTTGGCAGCACATCTTATGGTGCTACCCTTATGGATGCTACTCTCTCGTCAATACGGCAGCTAGAGGAGCAACAACAAAAGCGCGCTTCGCTGTTAATGACTCGTTACAAGTCCGGAGTTGCCCCGCCAGTTATACCAAACAAGCAAACTGAAGGGCCAGACATTCCTCCCGTGTTTCAGCATGTACAAACCCTTTTCTCACCTTCCCTATCTTCTGTAGAAGTACTCGGCGCCAGATATGCTCCAGTCTTGCAACGGCAGCTTCTGTCTGCTACTTCACTGTTGCCTTCTTCAACTGTGAAAGAACAATATCATCATCTCCCTTCTGTCCATGAAGCAAATGTAGGTGGAGTACGATCTGACAATGTACCCTTGCGGATAATCTGCAATCAGTATATTTAATTGCTAAATTGATCAACAAAAAATTTAACTATTACAAATAATTTAATTCATATATAGGAGATACAGAAATTTGCAATTGTGAGAACGAGTCCAACTGGCTTCTATGTAAAGATGGTTCATTACCTTTGCGTGCATTACCAATGCCTATTATGTAAATTTGTTCTTGAAATAGAAAGTAAGCACGAGAAAGTAAGAGCCAATAGGGGCAACAAATAACAACAAAAAGACCAGTGCCTTGACTCGAGGCCCTTCCTGTTCATGCTTGCATCTTTACATCAACCACCAAACTTTTTTGACTTCGATTTGCCCTGAGTCCCTGACTAAGTTGAATGAAGAACCAGAGGAAGCATATGCTTGCGTACCGTGGAAATAAGTAcaacccaaccaaaaaaaaaaaaaaaaaaggattttggAAGTAAATTAAAATCTTCTAATTAAGGACTCTCTGCATGCCGCGAACAATATGCAAAACCAAAAACTTGTCTTTAACTGCAGTCCTCCTATCTGCAGACGAGCTTCTCATGGCAGAGCAACGACAACGTAAATGGACTCAAAAGCTCCTCAGAGAAGCAGCTATAAGCGATAAATAAGAGTAGATTTTGAAGCTACATAATTATTTCGCATCATTGTCCTGTTTTTGTTCTCCCATTTTTTTCGGATGATTCTAAGGGGCATTACGACACCAAGGATGACTACTAAACTAATCTCATGTTGTAGACTGCTTTATTGACCTTGAATGCATCTTCAattacccaaaaaagaaaagaaaaaaatgctacagtacaatttcaaataatttttcctaaataatcgcCTATGCAAACACACCCATTTTTTCCCCTCTGGAGAATGCCATCACGCCAACCCTTAAATAAACTGGAACTTCGCAATCAATTAGACAACCAAGCAACGTCAAAATATCTTCACAAAACCTAGTGGTAGGGTTGTCTTGGACGATTTAAAAAATGCAGACATTGCAACAGGAATACAACTGGGGCACTATTCACAAAATATGGtaaaatttgaccaaatatTTGGCGAATTGGGGGACAAAAGGGGGAGACTGTATTCTCGAGCTCATGAAAAATATGCCACAAATTAATCTTTACTCTTGCTTTTCCAATTCACCCATCCGCTCTATGATAGCCTGCAGTCGTTCAAGATCGATATTAGTTGcccaaatttccaacaatagaAACTGCATAAGAATTTCAATATCATGGCTAGAAAATCATAATCTTGtttaaacttttattttattttattttatcccgTGTATTAACAGTTTACCCATGGCATCGTTTATCAACCTAAAGACTGCGGGGTTTAGGGGGTGGGGATGAGGGAATCAAGTTGATAAATTAGTGCAGAGGCTTAATGATTCAAGAAAGGTAGGGATTACCTTCTTGcttgtttcttgaagttctCCGGCAAGAATGAACTCATCTAATATGAGATATACCTTCCAAGACAAAAAACAAATCAACGTCTGATAATTAAGCGGGGCATATttcataaaaattttatttttatagccAAAAGAGACAATGCAAAATAATGCACGTCATAAGTTTTGATATGTTAGAGCTTATTGGTTCACATACCAAATCTATTACAACTAGCATATTCATTGGGGCAAATCTTGCTACATACGTTTCAGAGAGATCTTTCAGGTAAAAAGCCCCCACATCACCACAATTGTACCATTCTCAAAAGATGCTAATGCTGTGTCCTGCCCTTTCGGATGACATTAGAGCACATATTTTTCACATTAGCAGAAGTACATTTTGCACAAGTATGCCACAAACATAGCAAAATTCTACTGGGCCTTATGGTCTATAATTAAATTTACAGTATTCTACTAGTAAAGTAGTTACGAACATAAAGGAAAAGTAAGAATCCAAAAGATCGTAATTCAATTCCACGAACATTACCCTGGGCATGAACATATTAAAATTGAAGAACGTAGTGGCCTTGTTAGAACAATTTTAAAACACAGAAGCAACTAAAAATTATGAAATGTCCATGTAGCAAATTAACAACTATTAATCACTCGTTCAACCTTCAAAACGGAGAAAGAAAATGTATTCTATCCTTACCAGCAAGGAGGTGTTTGCTTTGAACTTTACTTTGTAGTTTCCCAATAAAGTCACTAACCTAATGCATTAAGCATGCAACAAGAGTTTCCATCTCCGATATATTATGTCGAAAAAGGTTGCAGCCAGATTGAATTTCACTttcataaattaaaaattagcaTTCGAAATCCAGAAAATCATAGTAGGCATTTTAAAAAACTTAAAGTATGCAGAAGAAAAAACGGAATCAGCCAAAAAATGTGGTCAACTGGACAACTAAATGATTTGCCCAAAAAAAGTAGAATTTTGAACTACATAAAAAGATAGATGACAAACTtcaaatcaaaacaaaaacagataAGTGATACCAGAATGCATCATGGAAAGTAAAATTTGACTAACCTTGTGAAAATTGAAGACCAAATCTAGCTCACATACGTTGCTGAAGAAATGATCAAGTATCTCCACAAATAAATGGATACACTCGAGATAAGCCAATTCATTATCTGTTATATCCACGCACAAGGAAAAAAACAATCCTGCATATCGCCTGTAGATCACCTTGTGGGTGCGGAACTGAGAGCAAGATCATGTAGAATTCATCAGCAGATCAAGAAGGTGATGAAAATTAACTCTCAAGAGTTGTAAATTGTTAGCCAAGAGAAGTACAATGGAGATCGAAACAAACCATCCTGGTAAACACCAAAGACCAGAAGGTAATTCTATGCAGTTCATGCAATAGGAGAGGCAATTCTTCACTGGAAAATGCAAAACAGCCTCCTTTTGGGGTGCACAATTTACTGATTTAGAGGACTATCAGAACAGAAATGAATTCAGGGTAAACCTTACAAATTTCCTTTATGCATAATGGTCcttataattttaaatttaaattgatcTCATTTACATCCCATGCTGTCTATCTTCTTATCTCAAATGTGAAATGAAGTAACAAGTTTTAGTCAATGCACAATCATGTatgaaagaaataaagaatagCTTGATAGTTATTTATTAAAGTCTATTAAAATCTATTAGCCATATGAAAGTATTGTGATCCCTAGGCATATTTTCTGAAGCTGCAGCAGACCCAAGAATTCAGTCAATTATCTTCGTCACAACATGATTCATGTCAACTAGGCACATAACTCAGTCACAAAGGTTCATATTCATGTCTATCTCTTTCCCTTTCTCTGATACAAACAACAAGATATAAacctttctttccaaaaatggCATACGATAATGTCACATGCAGAGTAACAAAATGCAACTTAGATTAAAGTTAAACAGATAACTGAGCAACTATTGCAACCACAATACAAGCAGATATGAACAACAACAACAGAAAAATTGAATTCTTCACGGATCTTAAAGCCTAGGCAGGAACGTTACTCTTGCATGGGGAGCTACATTTTACAACAATAAAATTTAAGAATTGCagtaaaaaaaactaaaaggaaaaaaaaaagattagatAATCAGTTTGGGTGGAGAAGGGGTTTCTAGTGCCTGTCATTGCAAGGTAATCATATATTAGCATTGCGAgttgccaaaatttttcttagtATTATAAAAATTCTGGTCTCTTGCTGTAGGACTAGCATTATAGAGACTTTAAGTTCAGTTATTTTGGATGTCCTCTGGTCAATGTCAAAAATGCCTAAGGCATCTCATCTAGTTTCTGTTCAAATTGCATTCATGTTTACAATATAATCTTGTCTAGTTCTGCCATATTTCCAAGATAATACCCTAAATTTGACTAATACTACAATATCATCTTGTTATACATAAATGATCCGAAATTCTTTACCTTTTAGCTCAGGTTAGTATGTGATCAAGAAGATGAAACTTAGAAAATCAGAACTTTCAATAGCAACTTAATAATTTCCATATATAACAGGATCGAAATACTTTACCTCTACAAAGTTGGTGAATTTCGGATCTCTGTTGACAACCAAACGGTGAACCTACCGGCCATATTAAAAATGGAGATAattaaaaggaagaagaaaagactaatcatcaattggaaatgaatgataaGAGTGAAAATACCTCGTACTCGACTTTGTGCTTCTCGGATTCCTCGAGAGGAATGTAGTACTTGGCAAGACGAGTCTTGCCTTGCCTGTTCTGAAGCAATATGAATCGGATCTACCGTTGTCCAaatttatgcaaaaaaaaaaaaggacagaaAAAAGAGTAAAACTCTAATCAACCTGCTTATTTCCACAGTAGAAGAAATAATGGTTTGATTAATGTTACGAATAAAGAtcaattttgtaaaattttgttcatttgccttaaatttttaaaaaaattaccatttttaaGGACAATGTTGATGGAGCTGGAGACGAAACCGGGCGACGGAGATGGAGGAGGGAGGCAAATCGAAGGCCAGCAACTTGAGAAAAGGGGAACTTTGGGAAGACAAGTCCAAGGTCAAAGCCGCTAACTGTTGACTAAATCGCAGACGGGCCGGGGAATAGCGTTCAAAACCACCATCTCACGTTGATTTCTTCGTAATCCACTTCTAAAATATTTCATGACCTTTATAAATTCAATGGAATCTAACccaaattatatttatttttttataaattcaaTAGAATGTAATtcaaattatatttattttttcataaaaaagaAAGGTTTGATGAAATATTATTAACTTAAATCtgtaaaaaacataaaattaatattttaaaagtgaatgataaaaaaattcaattagtGAAATGTGATAaatgttttgaacgattttctatttttattattcatttctattattaccaaaataaataaataaatattcttttgtttagattgaaaaaagaaaagaaaagtgatTATTTCAAgcagaaaaagtagaaaatccCATCTAAATCGCAGTATGTTGGGGAAATTTCATGACGATATTTATTACTAGCTTATATCATATCTAGGGGGAGggggagcctaaggaggctGTTGTAGGGGCTAGTGggtatacagacccaactaAACCAAGAGAGTGCTATGACACAGctcttagatttttttcgctgcTGGTGAGGTTTGAACCCTCACCAACAACCCaaggagggacttaagtccctttctggtggccactgagccattggccTAGCGGTTTCTGATATCCATATTACTAGCTTACAAATTTTGGGTCTATCTAAAGAAATGAGATATGGGTGCCCTCACAAGTCTTttcctacattttttttttctttgaactttcacaaCAACTTCTTGAAGTAAACACTTAGAAATTGTAGGTGCTACAGGattaggaaaataaatacttgaaACACATTCACATAGCGCTGGATTAAATTCAGAACACCTGTTTTGGGTAGTATTGCATTTGTCAGTTGGCACTCTTCGGATGTTTCAATCCCACAGGTCTTAGGATCCCATCCTCTAGACACAGCATAACTTTTTCCCAGCTTTTGCATATTAAATTAGCAATACTAAGAGAATAGCCTAGCAGcataaaatctttttttttttttacggaaACGATAGATGTCATTTTATAGAAAAACTAACTTTACAATATCTGAGCAATGGCCCAAGCAGCTATACTAAGTGTACCAAGACACTTAAGGAGAGCCAAAAAATCTCTCCTCATCCCTACATATGCTTAAAGCATAATGACTAATATGATTGCATAAAGTCATATTACAACTAGTTATTTCTTCAAAAGAGCACATTTGAAACAGATTAGCTAAAGCTTGTATGTCTTCCACCAATGTAGCAGTATTTGGATTGTCACCTTTCCCAGATTTCAGCAAAGCGATGAGCTGTTTGTTCTCGTTGATGATTTTGATTCTTTGCCAGCTCAATTGTCTTGCTTTCAGTATTACCAATCTTACTGCTTCAGCTTCATCTTGAATATCCCTTCCCGAGCTTCTTTCTACTAGTTTCCATTCAGCTCTGATTCTCCCTCCAGTCTGCCTGGCTACAGCACCAATTCCCAGCTTCTTGCCCTCAGCTGATTTCTTGGTAGCTATTTGTATTTCCATCAGACCTTCCTCCACCCTTCCTTCCTCCCTTGAACTTTCTCTAGCTTTATCTG contains the following coding sequences:
- the LOC113712373 gene encoding uncharacterized protein isoform X1, coding for MGRVGSDGEAELRLSSRNSTSNKGFKFPKKFMKGDCTTVCNFSVPRKLRSAMKKRSRESVSPPLPVCKKLTRVAGGVELLTKDGSTKYKLKMKQSLAHGCVADGTQGPVTKDEEEVAEALYALAGVFSNTVKTDKAGSAVQELGINSSNLTKAESLLTPIDDMAVGKVEEEVKAVSYGDEAPNHSSNPEHSAGESIILHWQNGTSQPDILVGKQTTIEVGSDIPEVNLPLTTFESDKQQTIQKTCDSVVSEDWSELSKTRSKLPNLNKSLASVKCPTTVLAPIAAACGQAEVQHTIKETRNNGSSLRPDLPSITSCDTQELGIPLQPHIANHPAWFESTSCSAQSPKLSSSVLAKKDAQVSIHSKNPWKRCIAHVYISRFIKVLQITERKNRSIMLSSELRTNEAPKQVARIPVANLNEGKNGMTGVVSSDSFRRAATEKYATEVRNAVHLHKRLIQDQQQAPYEVYNAQKQSLDCLSLLPGSGQLEISNGINRAGNGREISTQLPFPGLLSQNQPSIPFPVPQNCYSSPSFSSHPSVAMGQKFQVPPNVGSTSYGATLMDATLSSIRQLEEQQQKRASLLMTRYKSGVAPPVIPNKQTEGPDIPPVFQHVQTLFSPSLSSVEVLGARYAPVLQRQLLSATSLLPSSTVKEQYHHLPSVHEANVGGVRSDNVPLRIICNQYI
- the LOC113712374 gene encoding AP-2 complex subunit sigma, translated to MIRFILLQNRQGKTRLAKYYIPLEESEKHKVEYEVHRLVVNRDPKFTNFVEFRTHKVIYRRYAGLFFSLCVDITDNELAYLECIHLFVEILDHFFSNVCELDLVFNFHKVYLILDEFILAGELQETSKKAIIERMGELEKQE
- the LOC113712373 gene encoding uncharacterized protein isoform X2, translated to MGRVGSDGEAELRLSSRNSTSNKGFKFPKKFMKGDCTTVCNFSVPRKLRSAMKKRSRESVSPPLPVCKKLTRVAGGVELLTKDGSTKYKLKMKQSLAHGCVADGTQGPVTKDEEEVAEALYALAGVFSNTVKTDKAGSAVQELGINSSNLTKAESLLTPIDVGKVEEEVKAVSYGDEAPNHSSNPEHSAGESIILHWQNGTSQPDILVGKQTTIEVGSDIPEVNLPLTTFESDKQQTIQKTCDSVVSEDWSELSKTRSKLPNLNKSLASVKCPTTVLAPIAAACGQAEVQHTIKETRNNGSSLRPDLPSITSCDTQELGIPLQPHIANHPAWFESTSCSAQSPKLSSSVLAKKDAQVSIHSKNPWKRCIAHVYISRFIKVLQITERKNRSIMLSSELRTNEAPKQVARIPVANLNEGKNGMTGVVSSDSFRRAATEKYATEVRNAVHLHKRLIQDQQQAPYEVYNAQKQSLDCLSLLPGSGQLEISNGINRAGNGREISTQLPFPGLLSQNQPSIPFPVPQNCYSSPSFSSHPSVAMGQKFQVPPNVGSTSYGATLMDATLSSIRQLEEQQQKRASLLMTRYKSGVAPPVIPNKQTEGPDIPPVFQHVQTLFSPSLSSVEVLGARYAPVLQRQLLSATSLLPSSTVKEQYHHLPSVHEANVGGVRSDNVPLRIICNQYI